A window of Pomacea canaliculata isolate SZHN2017 linkage group LG3, ASM307304v1, whole genome shotgun sequence contains these coding sequences:
- the LOC112559268 gene encoding uncharacterized protein LOC112559268: MSVQVIIGLSVYFSLTAAAIIIVIIILKIIKDKTYDGLKQNKKDQHDYVDLQPRNVDSAADVAQSRGSGSLHTSQVHVKGQENIIRAGIPGPSRDESNKCSPYENEDAQYETLAQQTRDEGHEYMTLPVRSAAPRPSRPQVAVKTKSLPPL, translated from the exons tgtcAGTTCAAGTCATCATTGGACTCAGTGTATATTTTTCACTAACCGCAGCTGCTATAATCATTGTCATCATAAtactcaaaataataaaag ATAAAACGTATGACgggttaaaacaaaataagaaagatcAACATGACTACGTGGACCTTCAGCCGAGAAATGTTGATTCAGCTGCTGATGTTGCTCAGAGCCGAGGAAGTGGTTCGCTTCATACCTCTCAAGtccatgtcaaaggtcaagagAACATTATTAGGGCTGGAATTCCTGGTCCGTCCCGAGACGAGTCAAACAAGTGTTCGCCATACGAGAATGAAG ATGCTCAGTATGAGACGTTGGCTCAGCAGACACGTGACGAGGGTCACGAATACATGACCCTCCCTGTGAGGTCTGCAGCACCTCGTCCATCTCGCCCACAGGTGGCGGTGAAGACCAAGTCGCTTCCACCATTATGA